The Tateyamaria omphalii genome has a window encoding:
- a CDS encoding DUF3305 domain-containing protein gives MPLGVVLRRLPGVTRWASYSWKAVAVLPGAGPADWQELRREGEAVEYHAATLPLDLHGAETEAYLHGLSAEVPSIYVVMREGDSEQPLDVLLVTASPYEAQDYTDSGEEIVEKVAMPAGLMAWVQAFVTDFHEDEVFVKRKRDKKRTDLTQDGIGDPRIATAADIYASPARQRRRVH, from the coding sequence ATGCCTTTGGGCGTCGTTTTGCGGCGCCTTCCGGGCGTGACGCGTTGGGCCTCCTATTCCTGGAAAGCGGTCGCCGTTCTGCCCGGCGCTGGCCCTGCTGATTGGCAGGAGTTGCGGCGCGAGGGCGAGGCGGTCGAATACCACGCCGCGACCTTGCCGCTGGACCTGCACGGGGCTGAGACGGAGGCGTATCTGCACGGCCTGTCGGCGGAAGTGCCCAGCATCTACGTGGTGATGCGCGAGGGTGACAGCGAACAGCCGCTCGATGTGCTGCTGGTCACCGCGTCGCCCTATGAGGCGCAGGATTACACCGACAGTGGAGAAGAGATTGTCGAGAAGGTGGCGATGCCCGCGGGGCTGATGGCCTGGGTGCAGGCCTTTGTCACCGACTTCCACGAGGACGAGGTGTTCGTGAAGCGCAAGCGCGACAAGAAGCGGACGGACCTGACGCAGGACGGGATCGGCGACCCGCGTATCGCGACGGCGGCGGACATCTATGCCTCGCCCGCGCGGCAGCGGAGGCGGGTGCATTGA